The Sporolituus thermophilus DSM 23256 genome has a segment encoding these proteins:
- a CDS encoding DciA family protein, giving the protein MIRLGETIGPTLEKLGLAKKFKAQSVIYHWREIVGDDIAAHARPAAVERGTLILVVTSSVWSHHLSTMKQVLLDKINAFLGDKVIVAIRFQAGYFKDCPNYDENGEIQEEPPLAYKLRAIRLEADEVKKAQEMVTAIADEQLRSCLLRLLLKDFAYTKLKRLSGWRPCAGCGVLCRPEHKYCVACGIAEKDRRQREITGILQEAPWLTYTELKEYFPCSAYEYYQAKKHLINKLLANVKSGQADKLTAATVVMLATGQRPQDLDQGMIAREIEKIGRNQYVFTPGG; this is encoded by the coding sequence ATGATAAGGCTTGGGGAGACCATTGGGCCTACCTTGGAAAAACTAGGTTTGGCGAAGAAATTCAAAGCCCAGTCGGTCATTTATCACTGGCGCGAAATCGTGGGCGACGATATTGCCGCCCATGCCCGGCCGGCCGCGGTGGAACGCGGCACCCTTATTCTGGTAGTGACTAGTTCGGTCTGGAGCCACCATCTCTCCACCATGAAGCAGGTTTTGCTTGACAAAATCAATGCCTTTCTCGGCGACAAAGTCATCGTCGCCATTCGCTTTCAGGCAGGATATTTCAAAGATTGCCCGAATTATGATGAAAACGGCGAAATTCAGGAAGAACCGCCCTTGGCTTATAAACTGCGGGCCATCCGCCTGGAGGCCGACGAAGTAAAGAAGGCGCAGGAAATGGTGACGGCGATCGCGGACGAACAGTTGCGCAGCTGCCTGCTCAGGCTACTCTTAAAAGATTTTGCCTATACCAAACTCAAGCGGCTCAGCGGTTGGCGTCCCTGCGCCGGGTGCGGCGTGCTTTGCCGGCCGGAGCATAAATATTGCGTCGCCTGCGGCATTGCCGAGAAGGATCGCCGGCAGCGGGAGATTACCGGCATTTTACAGGAAGCGCCTTGGCTGACGTATACCGAACTAAAAGAGTATTTTCCCTGTTCGGCTTACGAATACTACCAGGCGAAAAAACATCTTATCAATAAACTGCTGGCTAATGTCAAGTCCGGGCAAGCAGACAAACTGACGGCGGCTACGGTGGTCATGCTGGCCACCGGCCAGCGACCGCAGGATCTTGATCAAGGAATGATTGCCCGCGAAATAGAGAAAATCGGGAGGAACCAGTATGTTTTTACACCTGGGGGGTGA
- the recF gene encoding DNA replication/repair protein RecF (All proteins in this family for which functions are known are DNA-binding proteins that assist the filamentation of RecA onto DNA for the initiation of recombination or recombinational repair.), with amino-acid sequence MRVTRLVLRNFRNYAGLTLEFARNINIFIGRNAQGKTNILEALYLGAMGRSHRTAVDNELVRWGQGAALVEIAFTKQEVEHKLAIRLIPSQNKEILHNGHPIKQRELVGTLNAVLFSPEDLQLVKGAPALRRRFLDGEISQVSRAYYRALIQYNRVVQQRNSLLKKVREREAKADLIDAWDEQLAAGAAFLVGKRFEAVRKLAMLANLMHRRITASKENLSLSYYQPYLHPDDEAPKPLSSEWYRRQLTARRAEDIARGTTTIGPHRDDLLLAVNGHDLRVFGSQGQQRTGALALKLAELEFIKSETGEYPLLLLDDVMSELDEERRSHLLYFIRERIQTFITATDAKYFPDDLSGQYYQVAGGAVREVTP; translated from the coding sequence ATGCGGGTAACCCGGCTAGTTTTGAGGAATTTTCGCAATTACGCCGGTTTAACCTTAGAATTTGCCCGCAACATTAATATTTTTATCGGCCGCAATGCCCAAGGCAAAACCAATATTCTCGAAGCTTTATATCTTGGTGCGATGGGACGTTCCCATCGCACCGCCGTTGATAACGAGCTGGTACGGTGGGGGCAAGGGGCCGCGCTAGTGGAAATTGCTTTTACCAAGCAAGAAGTAGAGCACAAATTGGCCATCCGTCTTATACCCAGCCAAAATAAGGAAATACTACATAATGGGCACCCCATCAAACAGCGGGAACTGGTCGGTACGCTCAACGCCGTTTTGTTTTCGCCCGAGGATTTGCAGCTGGTCAAAGGGGCGCCGGCGCTGCGCCGCCGCTTTTTGGACGGCGAGATTTCCCAGGTCAGCCGCGCCTACTACCGCGCGCTTATCCAATATAACCGGGTTGTGCAGCAACGCAACAGCTTATTAAAAAAAGTGCGCGAAAGGGAGGCCAAGGCCGACCTAATTGACGCCTGGGACGAACAGCTGGCCGCCGGCGCCGCGTTTTTGGTCGGCAAACGTTTTGAGGCGGTGCGGAAGCTGGCCATGTTGGCCAACTTGATGCATCGCCGCATTACCGCCAGTAAAGAAAATTTGTCGCTTAGCTACTACCAGCCTTATCTGCATCCGGATGACGAGGCCCCAAAGCCGCTTTCCAGTGAGTGGTACCGCCGGCAGCTCACGGCGCGGCGGGCTGAGGATATTGCCCGCGGTACGACAACGATCGGCCCCCACCGCGATGATTTGCTGCTGGCCGTCAATGGCCATGACCTGCGCGTCTTTGGCTCCCAGGGCCAGCAGCGGACCGGGGCGCTGGCGCTTAAGCTCGCGGAATTGGAATTCATTAAATCCGAAACCGGCGAATACCCGCTGCTTTTACTCGACGACGTCATGAGCGAACTGGACGAGGAGCGGCGCAGTCACCTGCTCTATTTCATCCGTGAACGGATTCAGACTTTTATCACGGCCACCGACGCCAAGTATTTTCCGGATGATCTGTCCGGGCAATACTATCAGGTCGCCGGTGGCGCCGTAAGGGAAGTGACGCCATGA
- a CDS encoding RNA-binding S4 domain-containing protein produces the protein MEEISIKPPAIQLDQLLKWQGVIETGGQAKFWVEAGKIRVNGTVVSERRKKIHPGDVVEIEGVAVWKVVAGSDR, from the coding sequence ATGGAAGAAATTTCCATAAAACCACCCGCCATTCAGCTTGATCAACTCCTTAAATGGCAGGGAGTAATTGAAACAGGCGGTCAGGCGAAATTTTGGGTTGAAGCGGGAAAGATACGCGTAAACGGCACAGTGGTAAGCGAACGGCGCAAAAAAATCCACCCCGGCGATGTGGTGGAAATTGAAGGTGTGGCGGTATGGAAAGTGGTCGCTGGCTCCGACAGGTGA